In one Roseburia intestinalis L1-82 genomic region, the following are encoded:
- a CDS encoding IS110 family RNA-guided transposase: MKIYVGIDIAKLNHFAAAISSDGEIIIEPFKFTNDADGFQLLVSKLESFDKNSLIIGLESTAHYGDNLVRYLVTELYQVCVLNPIKTCQMRKNNVRKTKTDKVDTYVIAKTLMMQDNLRFVSFFDLDMMDLKALGRFRQKTIKQRTRLKIQLTTYVDQVFPEIQYFFKSGLHQHAVYALLKETPSPKEIASMHMTHLANLLKVNSHGHFTKEQAKELRVLAQKSVGANDSAISIQITQTIQQIELLDSQLEKIEAEMTDIMKFNDSVIMTIPGIGYINGGMILGEIGDIHRFSNPNKLLAFAGLDPSVYQSGNFQAKTTRMSKRGSRVLRYALVNAAWNVVRNNATFKAYYDAKRAEGRSHYNALGHCAGKLVRVIWKMLTGEVEFNLE, translated from the coding sequence ATGAAAATTTACGTAGGCATTGATATTGCCAAACTTAATCATTTCGCCGCTGCGATTTCTTCCGACGGTGAAATAATCATTGAGCCGTTCAAATTCACAAATGACGCTGATGGCTTCCAACTGCTGGTCTCTAAACTCGAATCATTCGATAAGAACAGCCTCATCATCGGTCTTGAGTCAACGGCACACTACGGTGACAACCTTGTTCGATACCTTGTTACTGAGCTTTACCAAGTGTGTGTGTTGAACCCCATCAAAACCTGTCAAATGCGAAAAAATAACGTTCGCAAAACTAAGACAGATAAGGTCGACACTTACGTGATTGCTAAAACTCTTATGATGCAGGACAACCTCAGATTCGTCAGCTTCTTCGATCTCGATATGATGGATCTTAAGGCATTGGGACGTTTCCGTCAGAAAACCATAAAGCAACGTACCCGATTGAAAATTCAACTGACAACCTATGTTGATCAGGTCTTTCCGGAGATTCAATACTTTTTCAAATCCGGTCTGCATCAACACGCTGTCTATGCTTTATTAAAAGAAACACCTTCTCCAAAAGAGATTGCTTCCATGCATATGACTCATCTGGCAAATCTGCTCAAAGTGAACTCACACGGACACTTTACCAAAGAACAGGCCAAAGAATTAAGAGTTCTCGCACAGAAGTCTGTCGGTGCTAACGACAGCGCTATATCTATTCAGATAACTCAAACCATTCAACAAATCGAGTTACTGGATAGCCAATTAGAAAAGATTGAAGCTGAGATGACGGATATCATGAAATTCAACGATTCTGTCATCATGACCATTCCTGGTATCGGTTATATCAATGGTGGAATGATTCTTGGTGAAATAGGTGATATTCACCGTTTCTCCAATCCTAACAAGCTGCTTGCTTTTGCCGGTTTGGATCCTTCTGTTTATCAGTCTGGTAACTTTCAGGCTAAGACAACAAGGATGTCCAAACGTGGCTCTCGTGTTTTACGATATGCCCTTGTAAATGCAGCTTGGAACGTTGTCAGAAACAACGCAACCTTCAAGGCTTATTATGATGCCAAGAGGGCTGAAGGCCGGTCTCACTACAATGCACTTGGGCACTGTGCCGGCAAGCTTGTCAGAGTCATCTGGAAGATGCTCACTGGCGAAGTAGAATTCAACCTCGAATAA
- a CDS encoding PD-(D/E)XK nuclease family transposase, translating to MNTELKNAVKATDSKAQYDTSAKRLLGQKSILAHILVKTVDEFKGMNPKDVVDCIEGTPHISTVPVEPGLTNAASKKNGERLVGFNTENEEINEGLVRFDIVFYVRMKDGLSQIIINVEAQKDEPTGYEILNRAIFYVSRLISSQKERDFENSSYDDIKRVYSIWVCMNMEESSMSHVHLTKEDLIGSYEWKGNLDLLNIIMLGLAKNLPEHDETYELHRLLCALLSQELTIDEKLNIIGNEYDIPIEENFRKDVSVMCNLSQGIEEKGIAIGEARKEEKIILNMHNNGFTVEQIAMATDKNVEEVKAIIAGKEPALA from the coding sequence GTGAATACAGAATTGAAAAATGCAGTGAAAGCAACAGACTCAAAAGCACAGTATGATACGAGTGCAAAGCGTCTGTTAGGACAGAAGAGCATACTGGCACATATACTGGTAAAAACAGTTGATGAGTTTAAGGGCATGAATCCCAAGGATGTGGTCGACTGCATCGAGGGAACACCACATATCAGTACGGTACCGGTAGAGCCTGGACTTACAAATGCAGCCAGCAAAAAAAATGGTGAAAGACTGGTCGGTTTCAACACAGAAAATGAAGAAATCAATGAAGGTCTGGTAAGATTTGATATCGTTTTTTATGTGCGCATGAAAGATGGATTGTCACAGATTATCATCAATGTAGAAGCACAGAAAGACGAGCCGACGGGATATGAAATCTTAAACCGGGCAATCTTTTATGTGAGCAGACTGATCTCATCACAAAAAGAACGTGATTTTGAGAATTCTAGCTACGATGACATTAAGCGTGTATATTCAATCTGGGTATGTATGAACATGGAAGAGAGCAGCATGAGCCATGTGCATCTCACAAAAGAAGATTTGATCGGTTCCTATGAATGGAAGGGAAATCTTGACCTGTTGAATATCATCATGCTTGGACTGGCAAAGAATCTGCCGGAACATGATGAGACATATGAACTGCACCGTCTGTTATGTGCGCTGCTGTCACAGGAACTTACAATAGATGAAAAACTAAACATAATTGGAAATGAATACGATATTCCTATTGAGGAGAACTTCAGGAAGGATGTGAGCGTTATGTGTAACTTGAGTCAGGGAATTGAAGAAAAGGGTATTGCGATTGGAGAAGCAAGAAAAGAAGAAAAAATTATTCTTAATATGCATAACAATGGTTTTACTGTAGAGCAGATTGCTATGGCTACAGATAAAAACGTAGAAGAAGTGAAAGCGATTATTGCAGGGAAAGAACCTGCACTTGCATAA
- a CDS encoding MmcQ/YjbR family DNA-binding protein: MTTRQEALSFGMTFKDVYQDTPFHDPNWILVRYKKNKKAFLWTYEYEGQMRINIKVDPQWRDFWREAYAAVIPGYHQNKEHWNTVILDGSIPDEEIRRMIAESYDLICGKK; the protein is encoded by the coding sequence ATGACAACCAGACAGGAAGCATTATCTTTTGGCATGACATTTAAAGATGTCTATCAGGACACACCGTTCCATGATCCAAACTGGATTCTGGTGCGGTATAAAAAGAACAAAAAGGCATTTCTCTGGACTTATGAGTACGAAGGACAGATGCGCATAAATATAAAAGTTGATCCGCAGTGGCGCGATTTCTGGCGGGAGGCATATGCAGCGGTGATTCCGGGATATCATCAGAACAAGGAACACTGGAATACTGTTATTCTGGATGGAAGCATACCGGATGAGGAAATCAGACGGATGATCGCAGAGAGTTATGATCTGATCTGCGGAAAAAAATAA